In the genome of Acidobacteriota bacterium, the window TGATCGTCGCCGACGACATCGCCGGCATCGTGGGTGTGCGCGGTCAGGCCGGTGCCGGCCACGGCCGCGAGGATCGCGGACGCGGGCAGGATCGACGGATCGTAGGTGACGTCAACCCGCCGGCCGACCAGGTCGAAGTTGAGCGCGGCCACACCAGGACGATGGAGCGCGCGACGAATCAGCGCCGCTTCGTCAGCGCAGTCCATCCCGGCCACATGCAACCGGAGGACGGTGGGTTGAGACACTACAGGGCCTGGACGGCAGCCAACACTTCTTCAGCGTGACCGTCGACCTTCACGCCGTCCCAGCGCTTCACGACCTTGCCATCGGGCCCGATCAGATAAGTGGTGCGCGCCACGCCCATGTACTTGCGGCCGTACATCGATTTCTCCTGCCACACGCCGTATTTCTCCATCACGGAGTGATCTTCGTCGGCCAGCAGCGGGAACGTGAGGTCGTATTTCTTCGCAAACTTCGCCTTGCTCTTCGAGTCGAGCATGCTCATGCCGAGCACGGCCGCCTTGCCCTTCTTGAACCTCGGCAGGTTGTCCTGGAATGCGCACGATTCCTTGGTGCAGCCAGGGGTGTCGTCCTTCGGATAGAAGTAGATCACCACCGGCTGGCCGGCATAGTCAGCGAGGGAATGGGTCTTGCCCGCCTGGTCGGGTAAGGAGAACGCGGGGGCTTTCTTGCCGGGTTCGATCATGGAGGCTCCGTCGCATGGTCCGGCTTCCACCTCCGCCAAGGCTACGGCGGACAAGAAAGCCGGACGC includes:
- the bcp gene encoding thioredoxin-dependent thiol peroxidase — encoded protein: MIEPGKKAPAFSLPDQAGKTHSLADYAGQPVVIYFYPKDDTPGCTKESCAFQDNLPRFKKGKAAVLGMSMLDSKSKAKFAKKYDLTFPLLADEDHSVMEKYGVWQEKSMYGRKYMGVARTTYLIGPDGKVVKRWDGVKVDGHAEEVLAAVQAL